The Xanthobacter flavus genome includes a window with the following:
- the aat gene encoding leucyl/phenylalanyl-tRNA--protein transferase yields the protein MSRPNDQIVEITPDVLLKAYACGIFPMAESADDPGLYWIEPERRGIIPLDAFHVSSRLARTVRADRFEVRVDSDFEAVIDGCAEPQEGREKTWINDPIRRLYGELFARGRCHTVEAWQDGKLVGGLYGVRLGGAFFGESMFHRERDASKVALVHLVGRLIAGGFRLLDTQFVTGHLKTFGALEVPRRHYHKLLENALEVEGDFYCWPRAVTGAAALQPISHTS from the coding sequence ATGAGCCGGCCGAACGACCAGATCGTCGAGATCACGCCTGATGTGCTGCTGAAGGCCTATGCCTGCGGCATCTTTCCGATGGCCGAGAGCGCCGATGATCCGGGCCTCTACTGGATCGAGCCGGAGCGGCGCGGCATCATCCCCCTCGACGCCTTCCACGTCTCGTCCCGACTCGCCCGGACGGTGCGTGCGGACAGGTTCGAGGTCCGCGTGGACAGCGACTTCGAGGCGGTGATCGACGGCTGTGCCGAACCGCAGGAGGGCCGCGAGAAGACCTGGATCAACGATCCGATCCGGCGCCTCTATGGCGAACTGTTCGCGCGCGGGCGCTGCCACACGGTGGAAGCCTGGCAAGACGGAAAGCTGGTGGGCGGGCTTTACGGCGTGCGGCTGGGCGGCGCTTTCTTCGGCGAGAGCATGTTTCACCGCGAGCGGGACGCCTCCAAGGTGGCGCTCGTGCATCTGGTGGGGCGGCTCATCGCCGGTGGCTTCCGTCTGCTCGACACCCAGTTCGTCACGGGGCACCTGAAGACCTTCGGGGCGCTGGAGGTCCCGCGCCGTCACTATCACAAGCTGCTGGAGAACGCGCTTGAGGTGGAGGGGGATTTCTACTGCTGGCCGCGTGCCGTCACAGGCGCGGCCGCCTTGCAGCCGATCAGCCACACGTCGTAG
- a CDS encoding M48 family metalloprotease: protein MLCLAAATALPLHAAWFGAAVAQEQAPQKGPQTIQDTEIEALLRDYTRPIMKAAGLAQQNVEVVLISSRAFNAFVADGRRIFVNTGALVDSVTPNQIIGVLAHETGHIAGGHLARMREQLAGAQTMAIVAMLLAAGGVAAGATTGMNGRDVGSVGAAALSAPQEMIRRSLLSYQRGEEAAADRSAVKYLNATGQSAKGMLETFERFQNDQLFISQRVDPYVLSHPMARERIGALEQLAKTSPYYDVKDPPALQARHDMMRAKLIGFMERPEAVARRYPPSDGSMAAQYARAISAYRFGNVDSSIRQIDALIAKEPSNPYFQELKGQALLEAGRPGEAVAPLRKAVQMTNGAPLIRAMLGQALVQSGNQSFTQEAIRELVQATQRDPNSPSAWRSLALAYGRSGDTANADLASAHSYFASGDFKLGRELAARARTKFPQGSPGWLKADDLVNFKPPASAANRR, encoded by the coding sequence ATGCTTTGCCTTGCCGCCGCGACCGCCTTGCCGCTCCACGCCGCATGGTTCGGCGCGGCGGTGGCGCAGGAACAGGCGCCTCAGAAGGGGCCGCAGACCATCCAGGACACCGAGATCGAGGCGCTGCTGAGGGATTATACCCGGCCCATCATGAAGGCGGCGGGTCTGGCCCAGCAGAATGTCGAGGTGGTGCTCATATCGAGCCGCGCCTTCAATGCGTTCGTGGCGGATGGCCGGCGCATTTTCGTGAATACGGGCGCTCTGGTCGATTCGGTGACGCCCAATCAGATCATCGGCGTGCTGGCCCACGAGACCGGCCACATCGCCGGCGGTCATCTCGCGCGCATGCGCGAGCAACTGGCCGGCGCCCAGACCATGGCGATCGTCGCCATGCTTCTGGCGGCGGGCGGTGTCGCGGCTGGCGCGACCACCGGTATGAACGGCCGGGATGTGGGCAGCGTCGGCGCGGCGGCGTTGTCGGCCCCGCAGGAAATGATCCGGCGCTCGCTCCTCTCCTACCAGCGCGGCGAGGAAGCGGCGGCCGACCGCTCGGCCGTGAAGTACCTGAATGCCACCGGCCAGTCGGCCAAGGGCATGCTGGAGACGTTCGAGCGCTTCCAGAACGACCAATTGTTCATCAGCCAGCGCGTCGATCCCTATGTGCTGAGCCACCCCATGGCGCGCGAGCGCATCGGCGCCCTGGAGCAGCTCGCCAAGACGAGCCCCTATTACGACGTGAAGGATCCGCCGGCGCTGCAGGCACGCCATGACATGATGCGCGCGAAGCTCATCGGCTTCATGGAACGTCCCGAGGCGGTGGCCCGGCGCTACCCGCCTTCCGACGGCTCCATGGCGGCGCAGTATGCCCGCGCCATCTCAGCCTACCGTTTCGGCAATGTCGATTCGTCCATCCGCCAGATCGATGCGCTGATCGCCAAGGAGCCCTCCAATCCCTATTTCCAGGAGCTGAAGGGACAGGCTTTGCTGGAGGCCGGGCGGCCGGGCGAGGCGGTCGCACCGCTCCGCAAGGCGGTGCAGATGACCAATGGAGCCCCCCTCATCCGCGCGATGCTGGGGCAGGCTCTGGTGCAGTCCGGCAACCAGAGCTTCACGCAGGAGGCGATCCGCGAACTGGTGCAGGCCACCCAGCGCGATCCCAATTCGCCTTCGGCTTGGCGCTCGCTGGCGCTCGCCTACGGCCGTTCGGGCGATACCGCCAATGCGGACCTCGCGTCCGCGCACTCGTACTTCGCCTCTGGCGACTTCAAGCTGGGCCGTGAACTGGCGGCCCGCGCCCGCACGAAATTTCCGCAGGGCTCGCCCGGCTGGCTCAAGGCCGACGACCTCGTGAATTTCAAACCGCCCGCATCGGCCGCCAACCGGCGCTGA
- a CDS encoding calcium:proton antiporter translates to MGKRPGISAYLLPALGLLLALVFLLWPQFGPGAPGILPGVLAVGSVALLCGSAFSAVGHADIVAARLGQPWGTLLLTLSVTIIEVSVMASMMLNGGNNPTLARESVLSVLMIVTAGIVGLCLLLGSIRHREQTIQQQGVSGYLSAIIALGVMLLILPNETHAGATGSFSPFQLVYMSLIAVALYAAFLYMQTVRYREHFAGQPEGHSEPTPGLTSFLVAIGMLLASLAAVVALSGRVATTFEDFLAQFSLQDPDAVTGALVATLILLPEGISAVRAAARNHLQHSLNIALGSALATVSLTIPAMAFISVMIGRPMVLGLDNEDRTMLLLTFVLSVLSFGTGRTNALNGVVHLIVFCVYVMLLFAP, encoded by the coding sequence ATGGGAAAGCGGCCAGGCATCTCGGCTTATCTTCTGCCCGCTCTGGGCTTGCTGCTCGCTCTCGTCTTCCTGCTGTGGCCCCAGTTCGGGCCCGGGGCACCGGGCATCCTGCCGGGCGTGCTGGCGGTCGGCTCAGTCGCGCTTCTGTGCGGCTCCGCCTTCTCCGCGGTCGGGCATGCCGACATTGTTGCTGCCCGGCTGGGGCAGCCATGGGGCACGCTGCTCCTCACCCTGTCGGTGACCATCATCGAGGTGTCGGTGATGGCATCCATGATGCTGAACGGCGGAAACAACCCGACGCTTGCCCGCGAGTCCGTGCTGTCGGTGCTGATGATCGTGACCGCCGGTATCGTCGGCCTGTGCCTCCTGCTCGGCAGCATTCGGCACCGCGAGCAGACGATTCAGCAACAGGGGGTGTCGGGCTATCTGTCGGCCATCATCGCGCTCGGCGTGATGCTGCTGATCCTGCCCAATGAGACGCATGCAGGGGCGACGGGTTCCTTCTCCCCTTTCCAGCTCGTCTATATGTCGCTGATCGCTGTCGCCCTCTACGCCGCCTTTCTCTACATGCAGACCGTGCGCTATCGCGAGCATTTCGCAGGGCAGCCGGAAGGCCACAGCGAACCGACGCCGGGCCTCACCAGCTTCCTCGTCGCCATCGGCATGCTGCTGGCAAGCCTCGCCGCGGTGGTGGCGCTCTCCGGCCGGGTCGCCACGACCTTCGAGGATTTCCTGGCCCAGTTCTCGCTTCAGGATCCTGACGCCGTGACCGGTGCGCTGGTCGCGACGCTGATCCTCCTGCCGGAAGGCATCAGCGCGGTGCGCGCCGCCGCGCGCAACCACCTGCAGCACTCGCTCAACATCGCCCTCGGCTCGGCGCTCGCCACAGTGTCGCTGACCATCCCGGCCATGGCCTTCATCAGCGTCATGATCGGACGGCCCATGGTGCTCGGCCTCGACAACGAGGACCGGACGATGTTGCTGCTCACCTTCGTCCTCTCGGTGCTCTCCTTCGGCACCGGAAGGACCAATGCGCTCAATGGCGTGGTCCACCTCATCGTGTTCTGCGTCTATGTGATGCTGCTGTTTGCCCCGTAA
- the speB gene encoding agmatinase, translating to MADPTLPRPVDRALDPGFRHGQSTEPNYSGVTSFLRRRYARDGGGAEVVVWGVPLDVAVSNRPGTRFGPRAIRAASTILDGDPFYPFGFDPFETLDVSDGGDCVFDYGLPAGIPGAIAAQAAAHYARGSHLVTLGGDHFLTYPILRALTARLGQPVALVQFDAHQDTWDDNGDRVDHGTMITRAVKDGLIRVDKSIQVGIRTHAPRTYGIEIVHGNVAGEMGPAALARHICERVGDAPVYLSFDIDALDPAFAPGTGTPVCGGLSTREVIACLRRLGALDLKGFDVVEVSPPYDHAEITALAGATLASLYLCLLAERKEGGRSPAL from the coding sequence ATGGCCGACCCGACCCTTCCCCGCCCCGTTGACCGTGCCCTGGACCCGGGCTTCCGCCACGGCCAGTCCACCGAGCCGAACTATTCGGGCGTCACGTCCTTCCTGCGCCGGCGCTATGCCCGCGACGGCGGCGGCGCCGAGGTGGTGGTGTGGGGCGTGCCGCTGGATGTGGCGGTCTCGAACCGGCCGGGCACGCGCTTCGGACCGAGGGCCATCCGCGCGGCGTCCACGATCCTTGATGGCGATCCCTTCTACCCGTTCGGCTTCGACCCCTTCGAAACGCTGGACGTGTCCGACGGCGGCGACTGCGTGTTCGATTACGGACTGCCGGCCGGCATCCCCGGTGCCATCGCTGCGCAGGCCGCGGCCCATTACGCCCGTGGCAGCCATCTCGTGACCCTCGGCGGGGATCATTTCCTCACCTATCCCATCCTGCGGGCGCTCACCGCCCGTCTCGGCCAGCCCGTGGCGCTGGTGCAGTTCGATGCCCACCAGGACACATGGGACGACAATGGCGACCGGGTCGACCATGGCACCATGATCACCCGTGCGGTGAAGGACGGCCTGATCCGGGTAGACAAATCCATCCAGGTGGGCATCCGCACCCACGCGCCGCGCACCTATGGCATCGAGATCGTCCACGGCAACGTCGCGGGCGAGATGGGGCCGGCGGCGCTGGCACGCCACATCTGCGAGCGGGTTGGGGATGCGCCGGTCTATCTGAGCTTCGATATCGACGCGCTCGATCCGGCGTTTGCGCCGGGCACGGGGACGCCGGTCTGCGGCGGCCTGTCCACGCGGGAGGTGATCGCCTGCCTTCGGCGGCTCGGTGCGCTCGATCTCAAGGGGTTCGATGTGGTGGAGGTCTCTCCGCCCTACGACCATGCGGAGATCACGGCGCTCGCCGGCGCGACGTTGGCCTCGCTCTACCTGTGCCTGCTGGCCGAGCGCAAGGAGGGTGGGCGCTCGCCTGCGCTGTAG
- the accB gene encoding acetyl-CoA carboxylase biotin carboxyl carrier protein, which produces MKPSNPPIDTAIVKEIADLLSGSDLTEIEVEHEGLRIRVVRAPAPVTIAQGAPYAAPYPAGAPVAAAAPAVAVEAPADLSKHPGVVASPMVGTAYLAAEPGAAPFIEVGASVREGQTVLIVEAMKTMNAIPAPRSGTVTRILVGNAQPVEYGEPLLIIE; this is translated from the coding sequence ATGAAGCCCTCCAACCCTCCCATCGACACCGCCATCGTCAAGGAGATCGCCGATCTCCTCTCGGGCAGCGACCTGACCGAGATCGAGGTGGAGCACGAGGGCCTGCGCATCCGCGTGGTGCGCGCGCCCGCCCCGGTTACCATTGCCCAGGGGGCCCCCTACGCCGCGCCTTATCCGGCTGGCGCGCCCGTCGCGGCAGCTGCCCCGGCTGTCGCGGTCGAGGCTCCGGCGGACCTCTCCAAGCATCCCGGCGTCGTTGCCTCTCCCATGGTGGGCACCGCATACCTTGCCGCCGAGCCCGGCGCCGCCCCCTTCATCGAGGTGGGCGCGAGCGTCCGCGAGGGGCAGACCGTGCTCATCGTCGAGGCGATGAAGACCATGAACGCCATCCCCGCGCCGCGCTCCGGCACGGTCACGCGCATCCTCGTGGGCAATGCGCAGCCGGTGGAGTACGGCGAGCCGCTGCTGATCATCGAATGA
- a CDS encoding pyridoxal phosphate-dependent aminotransferase — protein MRQVLPLLSRRSAVEPFIVMDVMEHAARIEAQGGQVIHLEVGQPAAPAPLVARQAAAAAIAAGQVGYTAALGIPALRARIARHYGEQHGVSIDPERVVVTNGSSGGFVLAFLALFEPGDRVAIAAPGYPPYRHVLSALGCEPVLIETHAEDRHALTPERLMEAHRAAPLKGVLVASPANPTGTMMDRAALTALHACASDLGLAFISDEIYHGLDYAFPAVSAVEIGEDVTVINSFSKYFCMTGWRVGWMVVPPGVSRTMERLQQNFSISVPTLSQIAADAAFEGRAEMDRVKATYVENRRILTEGLPAAGLGRFLPADGAFYLYADVSDFTDDSAAFARTLLDAAHVAATPGVDFDPFHGRQFLRFSYAGSGPDMAEAVRRIGDFLKRG, from the coding sequence ATGCGGCAGGTTCTTCCCCTCCTCTCCCGGCGCAGCGCGGTCGAGCCCTTCATCGTTATGGACGTGATGGAGCATGCCGCCCGCATCGAAGCGCAGGGGGGACAGGTGATCCATCTGGAGGTCGGTCAGCCGGCGGCCCCCGCCCCTCTCGTGGCGCGGCAGGCAGCGGCTGCCGCGATTGCCGCCGGACAGGTGGGCTACACCGCCGCGCTCGGCATTCCCGCCCTGCGGGCGCGGATCGCGCGGCATTATGGAGAGCAGCACGGCGTTTCCATCGATCCGGAACGGGTTGTCGTGACCAACGGCTCGTCCGGCGGCTTCGTGCTGGCCTTCCTGGCGCTGTTCGAGCCGGGCGACCGCGTCGCCATCGCCGCGCCCGGCTACCCGCCCTACCGCCATGTCCTGTCTGCGCTTGGCTGCGAGCCGGTGCTGATCGAGACCCACGCGGAGGATCGCCACGCCCTCACCCCCGAGCGCCTGATGGAGGCCCATCGCGCCGCACCGCTCAAGGGCGTGCTGGTGGCGAGCCCGGCCAACCCCACCGGCACCATGATGGACCGGGCCGCCCTCACTGCGCTGCACGCCTGCGCCAGCGACCTCGGCCTGGCCTTCATCTCCGACGAGATCTACCACGGGCTCGACTATGCCTTCCCGGCCGTGAGCGCGGTGGAGATCGGTGAGGACGTCACGGTCATCAACTCCTTCTCCAAATACTTCTGCATGACCGGCTGGCGGGTGGGCTGGATGGTGGTGCCGCCCGGCGTGTCGCGCACCATGGAGCGGCTTCAGCAGAACTTCTCCATCTCGGTCCCCACCCTGTCGCAGATCGCCGCTGATGCCGCCTTCGAGGGGCGGGCCGAGATGGATCGGGTGAAGGCGACCTATGTGGAGAACCGCCGCATCCTCACCGAAGGGCTGCCCGCCGCCGGCCTCGGGCGTTTCCTTCCGGCGGACGGCGCCTTCTATCTCTACGCGGACGTCTCCGACTTCACCGATGATTCGGCCGCCTTCGCGCGGACCCTCCTCGACGCGGCCCATGTGGCGGCGACGCCGGGTGTCGATTTTGACCCGTTTCATGGTCGCCAGTTCCTGCGCTTCTCCTATGCCGGTTCCGGGCCGGACATGGCGGAGGCGGTCCGACGCATCGGCGACTTCCTGAAGCGAGGCTGA
- a CDS encoding DsbA family protein, with protein sequence MFSPTGLARTGFRRLAARLSALALAALPAVLLAASPAAAFTDAEKKELGGIIREYLIQNPEVLQEAISVLESRQMVADATQRSKAVAELKPLLLSSPRGIVAGNPQGDITLVEFFDYNCGYCKKALSDLQDLIKQDPKLRVVLKEFPVLGQGSVEAAQVAVAVRMVAPEKYMAFHQAMLNSRGQADRAKALAVAKEVGIDPALIQKQATSPELNATLDESMKIAEALSLNGTPSYVVGDQVVVGAVGFDKLKAAIAEARTKQAGK encoded by the coding sequence ATGTTCTCCCCCACGGGCCTGGCCCGAACCGGTTTTCGGCGCCTCGCCGCCCGCCTTTCCGCGCTGGCGCTGGCCGCCCTGCCGGCCGTCCTGCTCGCTGCCAGCCCGGCCGCGGCCTTCACGGACGCGGAAAAGAAGGAACTCGGCGGCATCATCCGCGAGTATCTGATCCAGAACCCGGAGGTGCTCCAGGAAGCCATCTCGGTGCTGGAAAGCCGTCAGATGGTGGCCGATGCCACCCAGCGCAGCAAGGCGGTCGCCGAACTGAAGCCCCTGCTGCTGTCGAGCCCGCGCGGCATCGTCGCGGGCAACCCGCAGGGCGACATCACGCTGGTCGAGTTCTTCGACTACAATTGCGGCTATTGCAAAAAGGCGTTGTCGGACCTTCAGGATCTCATCAAGCAGGACCCCAAGCTCCGCGTGGTGCTTAAGGAGTTCCCGGTGCTCGGCCAGGGCTCGGTTGAAGCCGCGCAGGTCGCCGTGGCCGTGCGCATGGTCGCGCCCGAGAAGTACATGGCCTTCCATCAGGCGATGCTGAATAGCCGCGGCCAGGCGGACCGCGCCAAGGCCCTCGCGGTCGCGAAGGAGGTCGGCATCGACCCGGCGCTGATCCAGAAGCAGGCGACCTCCCCCGAGCTCAACGCCACTCTCGACGAGAGCATGAAGATCGCCGAGGCGCTGTCGCTCAACGGCACGCCGTCCTATGTGGTGGGCGATCAGGTGGTGGTCGGCGCCGTGGGCTTCGACAAGCTCAAGGCCGCCATCGCCGAAGCCCGCACCAAGCAGGCCGGCAAGTAG
- the aroQ gene encoding type II 3-dehydroquinate dehydratase, with protein sequence MTDTVHVLNGPNLNLLGTREPGIYGAATLADVEALCRAEGKALGFDIVFRQTNSEGALVDFIQAARGARGIVLNAAAYTHTSVALRDAVAAVGVPTIEVHLSNVFAREDFRHHSYLSPVARGVICGFGPQSYVLGLRAIAGLPQTP encoded by the coding sequence ATGACAGACACCGTCCACGTCCTGAACGGGCCCAACCTCAACCTGCTCGGTACCCGCGAGCCCGGCATCTATGGCGCGGCGACGCTGGCCGATGTCGAGGCGCTGTGCCGGGCCGAAGGAAAGGCGCTCGGCTTCGATATCGTCTTCCGTCAGACCAATTCGGAAGGCGCGCTGGTGGATTTCATCCAGGCGGCCCGCGGCGCGCGGGGCATCGTCCTCAATGCCGCGGCCTACACCCACACCTCCGTCGCGCTGCGCGACGCGGTGGCTGCGGTTGGGGTGCCGACCATCGAGGTGCATTTGTCGAACGTGTTCGCGCGGGAAGACTTCCGCCACCATTCCTATCTGTCGCCCGTTGCCCGTGGAGTGATCTGCGGCTTCGGACCCCAGAGCTATGTGCTGGGCCTGCGCGCCATCGCGGGCCTGCCGCAGACCCCTTAA
- a CDS encoding NADH:ubiquinone oxidoreductase subunit NDUFA12 produces the protein MKNFLLYIFTWWNKQTVGTMWWTKRFGEFVGEDEFGNRYYRTKGGKIDPTLGFERRWVIYPGYAEATTIPSGWWGWMHHRVDTPPVDETYTPRSWQKPHRRNMTGTPGAYRPKGSVLAGGMRPRVTGDYKAWTPGE, from the coding sequence GTGAAGAACTTTCTGCTCTACATCTTCACCTGGTGGAACAAGCAGACCGTCGGCACCATGTGGTGGACGAAGCGCTTCGGCGAGTTCGTGGGCGAGGACGAGTTCGGCAATCGGTACTATCGCACCAAGGGCGGCAAGATCGACCCGACGCTCGGCTTCGAGCGGCGCTGGGTGATTTATCCCGGCTATGCGGAAGCCACCACCATCCCGTCGGGTTGGTGGGGCTGGATGCATCACCGCGTCGATACCCCGCCGGTGGATGAGACCTACACGCCGCGCTCCTGGCAGAAGCCGCATCGCCGCAACATGACCGGCACCCCCGGGGCCTATCGTCCCAAGGGCTCGGTGCTGGCTGGTGGCATGCGCCCCCGCGTCACCGGCGACTACAAGGCCTGGACGCCCGGCGAGTAG
- a CDS encoding GGDEF domain-containing protein, with amino-acid sequence MDFQVQTVLSVSAVVGMLLAALQLLAGWRLRKRCLFIWALANLFLTCGCIFFAARASIGLPASALIGNGCVLVGMGLVYSGIRIFDERPPRLATVAAVALLGTGLLGLSLWTGDNITDRATVISLLVACWSATAGHALMQVPGGGPIISRVASSVVLMVVAAGYTIRGVGVQFALMPLPGNGGAVEVLIAIVGLGLAICWTFGSLFMVLEKVASRDDLTGLLNRRSVLQRGEELLRFARARRLPFSLLLADLDHFKSVNDRFGHDVGDLALQRFAALVPQSIRANDVAGRYGGEEFCILLPGADAKAALVIAERLRGLVEAELGEVAGRDIGVTLTVGAATYVPGSSGADTIAGLIVAADGALYSGKAQGRNRTAVAVPPVGEAPSAPRETPGHGAIAAGPSG; translated from the coding sequence ATGGATTTCCAGGTCCAGACTGTGCTGTCGGTCTCGGCCGTGGTGGGCATGCTGCTGGCAGCCCTGCAACTTCTGGCCGGCTGGCGGCTGCGGAAGCGCTGTCTTTTCATATGGGCGCTCGCGAATCTTTTCCTCACCTGCGGCTGCATCTTCTTCGCGGCGCGCGCCAGCATCGGTCTTCCGGCCAGCGCACTCATCGGCAATGGCTGCGTCCTGGTCGGCATGGGCCTCGTCTACAGCGGCATCCGCATCTTCGATGAACGCCCCCCTCGCCTGGCGACGGTCGCTGCGGTGGCGCTGCTGGGCACAGGCCTGCTCGGCCTGTCGCTGTGGACCGGCGACAACATCACCGACCGCGCGACCGTCATTTCCCTGCTGGTTGCCTGCTGGAGCGCAACGGCGGGACACGCCCTGATGCAGGTGCCGGGCGGCGGCCCGATCATTTCCCGTGTCGCTTCGTCTGTCGTGCTGATGGTGGTGGCCGCCGGCTACACGATCCGGGGCGTTGGCGTCCAGTTCGCACTGATGCCGCTACCCGGCAATGGCGGCGCTGTGGAGGTGCTGATCGCCATTGTCGGCCTCGGCCTCGCCATCTGCTGGACTTTCGGCAGCCTGTTCATGGTGCTTGAAAAGGTGGCTTCGCGCGACGACCTCACCGGCCTGCTCAACCGCCGCTCCGTACTCCAGCGTGGCGAGGAACTCCTGCGCTTCGCCAGGGCCCGGCGCCTGCCCTTCTCGCTGCTGCTGGCCGACCTCGACCATTTCAAATCGGTCAACGACCGCTTCGGCCACGACGTGGGCGACCTCGCGCTGCAGCGTTTCGCGGCCCTGGTGCCGCAGAGCATCCGCGCCAACGACGTGGCAGGTCGCTACGGCGGCGAGGAATTCTGCATCCTGCTGCCGGGTGCCGACGCCAAGGCTGCGCTCGTCATCGCCGAGCGGTTGCGCGGGCTCGTGGAAGCCGAACTGGGCGAGGTCGCGGGGCGCGACATCGGCGTCACGCTCACGGTCGGGGCCGCGACCTATGTACCGGGGAGCAGCGGGGCGGACACCATCGCCGGCCTCATCGTGGCGGCCGATGGCGCGCTCTATTCAGGAAAGGCACAGGGGCGCAACCGCACCGCCGTTGCCGTTCCGCCGGTGGGCGAGGCGCCGAGCGCGCCACGGGAGACGCCCGGCCACGGGGCCATCGCCGCCGGGCCGTCGGGCTGA
- a CDS encoding DUF2155 domain-containing protein, whose translation MRFLCSVSLLAAGLIAAAMPQALAQSRGTIEQTPLPPPGTIPNQRPLPQVPNSVPVIPAPQAAPAQRPAAQGAIQRGPAPPPPAAAQQPPAVMQPAPPGDEGDMVVVQPPTQKIANAYAVYAGLDKITGRITSFDIAIGETAQFGALQVTPRVCYTRPATETQNTTSFTEVNEVTLQGQAKRIFTGWMFAASPGLHAVEHPIYDVWLIGCKAAAPVTARGQQ comes from the coding sequence ATGCGCTTCCTCTGCTCCGTTTCCCTGCTGGCCGCCGGCCTGATCGCCGCCGCGATGCCTCAGGCACTGGCGCAGAGCCGTGGCACCATCGAGCAGACGCCGCTTCCCCCGCCCGGGACGATTCCAAACCAGCGTCCGCTGCCCCAGGTGCCGAACAGCGTTCCGGTGATTCCCGCCCCGCAGGCGGCTCCGGCGCAGCGACCCGCAGCTCAGGGCGCCATCCAGCGCGGTCCGGCGCCGCCGCCTCCCGCCGCGGCCCAGCAGCCTCCTGCCGTCATGCAGCCGGCCCCTCCCGGGGATGAGGGCGACATGGTGGTGGTGCAGCCGCCGACGCAGAAGATCGCCAACGCCTATGCGGTCTATGCCGGCCTCGACAAGATCACCGGCCGCATCACCTCGTTCGACATCGCCATCGGCGAGACGGCCCAGTTCGGTGCGCTGCAGGTGACGCCGCGCGTCTGCTACACCCGGCCCGCCACGGAAACGCAGAACACCACCTCCTTCACCGAGGTGAACGAGGTGACCCTGCAGGGCCAGGCCAAGCGAATCTTCACTGGCTGGATGTTCGCGGCGAGCCCGGGCCTCCACGCCGTGGAGCACCCGATCTACGACGTGTGGCTGATCGGCTGCAAGGCGGCCGCGCCTGTGACGGCACGCGGCCAGCAGTAG